From a single Aggregatilinea lenta genomic region:
- a CDS encoding cysteine desulfurase, with amino-acid sequence MTDVKTSPLNIDAIRTDFPILNQEVHPGKRVVFLDSAASSQKPRQVIDAMSDYYETSHANVHRGIHVLSERATNGYEGARVKVKEFINAASSREIIYTRNTTESINLVSYTWGRTNLGPGDVVVLTEMEHHSNIVPWQMLAAERGFTIRYVPVTDSGELDLDAYAALLRDEPVKLVGVVHVSNMLGTVNPVEDMIAQAHTAGALFLLDGAQSVPHLAVDVQALDVDFMAFSAHKMAGPTGIGVLYGKRALLEAMPPFLGGGDMIKRVTLEGSTWNTLPHKFEAGTPSIAEAIGLGAAVDYLRGVGMDNVLAHERILVHYALDRLAEVPGLTLYGPDADRRNGVATFTLKDMHAHDLAQLLDAEGVAIRAGHHCAMPLHQRFGIAASARASFYLYNSTQDVDALVNAIEVARKRLGM; translated from the coding sequence ATGACCGACGTCAAGACATCTCCGCTCAACATCGACGCCATCCGGACCGACTTCCCGATCCTGAATCAAGAGGTTCATCCAGGCAAACGCGTCGTGTTCCTGGATTCCGCCGCGAGCAGCCAGAAGCCGCGCCAGGTCATCGACGCGATGAGCGACTATTACGAGACCAGCCACGCCAACGTGCACCGGGGCATTCACGTGCTCAGCGAGCGCGCCACCAACGGCTACGAGGGCGCGCGCGTCAAGGTGAAGGAGTTCATCAACGCGGCGTCCTCGCGCGAGATCATCTACACGCGCAACACCACCGAGAGCATCAACCTCGTCTCTTACACGTGGGGACGCACCAACCTCGGCCCCGGCGACGTGGTCGTGCTGACCGAAATGGAGCATCACAGCAACATCGTGCCGTGGCAGATGCTGGCCGCCGAGCGCGGCTTCACGATCCGCTACGTGCCGGTGACGGACAGCGGCGAGCTGGACCTGGACGCTTACGCGGCCTTGCTGCGCGACGAGCCGGTGAAGCTGGTCGGCGTGGTGCACGTCAGCAACATGCTCGGCACGGTCAACCCGGTCGAGGACATGATCGCCCAGGCGCACACGGCGGGCGCGCTGTTCCTGCTCGACGGCGCGCAGAGCGTGCCGCACCTGGCGGTGGACGTGCAGGCGCTGGACGTGGACTTCATGGCGTTTTCGGCGCACAAGATGGCCGGACCGACCGGCATCGGCGTGCTGTACGGCAAGCGCGCGCTGCTCGAAGCGATGCCCCCCTTCCTGGGCGGCGGCGACATGATCAAGCGCGTGACGCTGGAAGGCAGCACCTGGAACACCCTGCCGCACAAGTTCGAGGCCGGGACGCCGTCCATCGCGGAGGCGATCGGGCTGGGCGCGGCGGTGGATTACCTGCGCGGCGTGGGTATGGACAACGTCCTCGCGCACGAGCGCATCCTGGTCCATTACGCGCTCGACCGGCTGGCGGAAGTCCCCGGCCTGACGCTGTACGGCCCGGACGCGGACCGGCGCAACGGCGTGGCGACGTTCACGCTCAAGGACATGCACGCGCACGACCTCGCGCAATTGCTCGACGCTGAAGGCGTGGCGATCCGCGCGGGGCATCACTGCGCGATGCCGCTGCACCAGCGCTTCGGGATCGCGGCGTCGGCGCGGGCGAGCTTCTACCTGTACAACTCCACCCAGGACGTGGACGCGCTGGTGAACGCCATCGAGGTGGCGCGCAAGCGTCTGGGGATGTAG
- the sufD gene encoding Fe-S cluster assembly protein SufD: MATRRRAVRDFVAPPFTRADVEAVSARFNEPDWLREMRLNAWDLYESLPMPTTQVEAWRRTDYRHINWDTAGVLVSADGSRFEAIPEANRRPLLGDDQGAMIAFVDGECVHHEVNESLASQGVIFMDLHQAAAEHADLVKEHLFTHAVLPSADKFAALNAALWTHGVFLYVPRGKAVTLPAHSIFYNTQVGATLGHILVVLDEGAQIDYLHESLSPDMDQDASYVGATELILKDGANLRFVNLQDWGDGMFEFSHQRARVANDGQLDWVTGQMGGKLVKAFMEIDLDGKGSWGRMSGVYFPAGSQFFDLDTQQNHNAPNTTSDLLYKGVLKDKARTVWQGMIKALPGAQKTDGFQANRNMLMSDDARADSIPGLEIQADDVRCTHASATGQIEEELLFYLMARGIPRKDAEKLVVDGFFVPVLDRIPFENVRERMMAYIERKLLA, encoded by the coding sequence GTGGCAACCCGCCGTCGTGCTGTACGAGATTTTGTAGCGCCGCCGTTCACCCGCGCCGATGTGGAGGCGGTGAGTGCGCGCTTTAATGAGCCGGACTGGCTGCGCGAGATGCGCCTGAATGCCTGGGACCTGTACGAGTCGCTGCCCATGCCCACCACGCAGGTTGAAGCGTGGCGGCGCACCGATTACCGCCACATCAACTGGGACACGGCGGGCGTGCTCGTCTCGGCGGACGGCAGCCGGTTCGAGGCCATTCCCGAAGCGAACCGTCGCCCCCTGCTGGGCGATGACCAGGGCGCGATGATCGCGTTCGTGGATGGCGAATGCGTGCACCACGAGGTCAACGAGTCGCTGGCAAGCCAGGGCGTGATCTTCATGGATCTGCATCAGGCCGCCGCCGAGCACGCCGATCTCGTCAAGGAGCACCTTTTCACGCACGCCGTCCTGCCCAGCGCGGACAAGTTCGCGGCGCTCAACGCGGCGCTGTGGACGCACGGCGTCTTCCTGTACGTGCCGCGCGGCAAGGCCGTTACGCTGCCCGCGCACAGCATTTTCTACAACACGCAAGTCGGCGCGACGCTGGGACATATCCTCGTCGTGCTGGATGAAGGCGCGCAAATCGATTACCTGCACGAGAGTCTCTCGCCGGACATGGACCAGGACGCGAGCTACGTCGGTGCGACGGAGCTGATCCTGAAAGACGGCGCGAACCTGCGCTTCGTCAACTTGCAGGACTGGGGCGACGGCATGTTCGAGTTCAGCCACCAGCGCGCACGCGTCGCGAACGACGGCCAGCTCGACTGGGTCACCGGCCAAATGGGCGGCAAACTGGTCAAGGCGTTCATGGAGATCGATCTGGACGGCAAAGGCAGTTGGGGCCGTATGAGCGGCGTGTACTTCCCGGCGGGCAGCCAGTTCTTCGACCTTGACACGCAGCAGAATCACAACGCGCCGAATACCACGTCCGACCTGCTGTACAAGGGCGTGCTGAAGGATAAGGCGCGCACCGTGTGGCAGGGCATGATCAAGGCGCTGCCCGGCGCGCAGAAGACGGACGGCTTCCAGGCCAACCGCAACATGCTCATGAGCGACGACGCCCGCGCCGACAGCATCCCCGGCCTGGAGATCCAGGCGGACGACGTGCGCTGCACGCATGCTTCCGCAACCGGGCAGATCGAGGAAGAGCTGCTGTTTTACCTCATGGCGCGCGGCATCCCGCGTAAGGACGCGGAAAAGCTGGTCGTGGACGGCTTCTTCGTGCCGGTCCTGGACCGCATCCCGTTCGAGAACGTGCGCGAGCGTATGATGGCGTACATCGAGCGGAAACTTTTAGCGTAG
- the sufB gene encoding Fe-S cluster assembly protein SufB yields MTLSDQEQVKGIREAYDEEYGFSDPDSYVFKTRKGLDADVVAQISEAKNEPQWMRDYRLNALKIYQSKPIPTWGPDLSGLREEEIYYYVRPADKEGRTWDDVPANIKKTFDRLGIPEAEQKFLAGAGAQYDSEMVYHRIREELESQGVIFKSIDVALHENEDLFKEYFGTVIPAHDNKYAALNSAVWSGGSFIYVPPGVKIEMPLQAYFRLNTASIGQFERTIIIVDEGAFLHYVEGCTAPSYTTESLHSGVIEVVVKRGGRSRYTTIQNWSDNVYNLVTQRAQVYGDASHEWVDANMGSKITMKYPSIYLMEPGAHGEVLSIAFAGKGQIQDAGGKAVHVAPHTSSQIISKSICKDGGRSSYRGLLKVYPNAEDCKSTVVCDALLLDDHSESDTYPYIEIESPRVTVGHEATVSKVGDDQIFYLMSRGMTEDDANAMIVNGFLEPLTKELPMEYSIEMNRLIRLQMEGSIG; encoded by the coding sequence GTGACTCTGAGCGATCAAGAACAAGTGAAGGGCATCCGCGAAGCCTATGACGAAGAATACGGCTTCAGCGACCCTGATTCCTATGTATTCAAGACCCGCAAGGGTCTGGACGCGGACGTCGTGGCCCAGATCAGTGAGGCCAAGAACGAGCCGCAGTGGATGCGCGACTATCGACTGAACGCGCTGAAAATCTACCAAAGCAAGCCCATTCCCACGTGGGGGCCGGATCTGTCCGGCCTGCGCGAAGAGGAAATTTACTACTACGTGCGCCCGGCAGACAAAGAGGGCCGCACCTGGGATGATGTGCCCGCCAATATCAAGAAGACGTTCGACCGGTTGGGCATCCCCGAAGCCGAGCAGAAGTTCCTGGCGGGTGCGGGCGCGCAGTACGACTCGGAAATGGTCTACCATCGCATCCGCGAAGAACTCGAATCGCAGGGTGTGATCTTCAAGAGCATCGACGTCGCCCTGCACGAAAACGAGGACCTGTTTAAGGAATATTTCGGCACGGTCATCCCGGCTCACGACAACAAGTACGCCGCGTTGAACTCGGCAGTGTGGTCCGGCGGATCGTTCATCTACGTGCCGCCGGGGGTGAAGATCGAAATGCCGCTCCAGGCGTACTTCCGCCTGAACACGGCCAGCATCGGCCAGTTCGAGCGCACGATCATCATCGTGGACGAAGGCGCATTCCTGCACTACGTCGAAGGCTGCACCGCGCCCAGCTATACCACCGAAAGTCTGCACAGTGGTGTGATCGAAGTGGTCGTGAAGCGCGGCGGACGCTCGCGCTACACCACGATCCAGAACTGGTCCGACAACGTCTATAACCTCGTGACGCAGCGTGCCCAGGTCTACGGCGACGCCAGCCACGAGTGGGTGGACGCCAACATGGGCAGCAAGATCACCATGAAGTACCCGTCCATCTACCTGATGGAGCCGGGCGCGCATGGCGAGGTGCTGTCGATTGCCTTCGCGGGCAAGGGCCAGATCCAGGACGCGGGCGGTAAGGCCGTGCACGTCGCGCCGCACACGTCCAGCCAGATCATCAGCAAGTCGATCTGCAAGGACGGCGGACGCAGCAGCTATCGCGGCCTGCTCAAGGTCTACCCGAATGCGGAAGACTGCAAGAGCACCGTGGTCTGCGACGCGCTGCTGCTGGACGATCACAGCGAGTCCGACACGTACCCGTACATCGAGATCGAAAGCCCGCGTGTGACCGTCGGCCACGAGGCAACCGTCAGCAAGGTCGGCGACGACCAGATCTTCTACCTGATGAGCCGTGGCATGACCGAAGACGACGCGAACGCGATGATCGTCAATGGCTTCCTGGAGCCGCTCACCAAAGAGCTGCCGATGGAATACAGCATCGAGATGAACCGCCTGATCCGGCTGCAAATGGAAGGTTCCATCGGCTAG
- the sufC gene encoding Fe-S cluster assembly ATPase SufC, which translates to MGAALEIRNLHASVEGQPILKGVNLTVKQGETHALMGPNGSGKSTLANVLMGNPVYEVTAGQVIFDGVDILDLEPDERSRMGLFLAFQYPVAIPGVTLANFLRNALNARRKEENPDDKGIPIPAFRKLMIEKMDMLLMDHDFAGRYLNEGFSGGEKKRAEILQMAILEPRIAVMDETDSGLDIDALRIVSEGVNKLSGPDLGVLVITHYQRILNYIKPQFVHIMLDGRIVESGGAELALQLEEQGYDWVREQQDSPSA; encoded by the coding sequence ATGGGTGCAGCGCTAGAAATTCGAAATCTCCACGCCAGCGTGGAAGGGCAGCCCATCCTCAAGGGTGTGAATTTGACCGTCAAGCAGGGCGAAACCCATGCATTGATGGGTCCCAACGGCTCAGGCAAGAGCACCCTGGCTAATGTCTTGATGGGCAATCCAGTCTATGAAGTCACCGCAGGCCAGGTCATCTTTGACGGCGTCGACATTCTGGATCTTGAACCCGACGAGCGCAGCCGTATGGGCCTATTTTTGGCCTTTCAGTACCCGGTGGCCATCCCCGGCGTGACGCTGGCGAACTTCTTGCGCAATGCGCTCAACGCCCGCCGCAAAGAAGAAAATCCCGACGACAAGGGCATCCCGATCCCGGCGTTCCGCAAGCTGATGATCGAAAAGATGGACATGCTGTTGATGGACCACGACTTCGCGGGCCGCTACCTGAACGAAGGCTTTTCGGGTGGCGAGAAGAAGCGCGCGGAAATTTTGCAGATGGCGATCCTGGAGCCGCGCATCGCCGTGATGGACGAGACCGACTCTGGCCTGGACATCGACGCGCTGCGTATCGTGTCCGAGGGCGTGAACAAGCTCAGTGGGCCGGACCTGGGCGTGCTGGTCATCACGCACTACCAGCGCATCCTGAACTACATTAAGCCGCAGTTCGTGCATATCATGCTCGACGGGCGCATTGTTGAATCCGGTGGGGCGGAGCTGGCGCTCCAGCTCGAAGAGCAGGGCTACGACTGGGTGCGCGAGCAGCAGGACAGCCCATCCGCCTAG
- a CDS encoding metal-sulfur cluster assembly factor: protein MADETQAQASQTPETMSVEAKQDLVLTALREVYDPEIGLSVVELGLIREVQVQDDRLHIVMLMTTPFCPYAPQLLEAARRKGQDTLGLPTTIELGMGMWDPSMAEDGVLDNWGLF from the coding sequence ATGGCTGATGAAACCCAGGCTCAGGCGAGCCAGACCCCCGAAACGATGTCGGTCGAAGCCAAACAGGATCTGGTGCTAACCGCACTGCGCGAAGTCTACGATCCTGAGATTGGCCTGAGTGTGGTCGAGCTGGGGCTGATTCGCGAAGTTCAGGTGCAGGACGACCGCCTGCACATCGTGATGCTGATGACGACGCCGTTCTGCCCCTACGCGCCGCAGTTGCTCGAAGCGGCGCGGCGCAAAGGCCAGGACACGCTCGGTCTGCCCACGACCATCGAGCTTGGCATGGGAATGTGGGACCCGTCTATGGCCGAAGACGGCGTATTGGACAACTGGGGCCTTTTCTAG
- a CDS encoding iron-sulfur cluster assembly scaffold protein yields the protein MDIYLENIVDHGQNPRNFGEPLNPADIDYEDDNPFCGDRLHLTAQLDENGRVKAVRWEGDGCTISQASASMLGEEMIGKTLDELRAFDRQELLDMLGIQLSPTRLKCALLSLKVLKAGAYGLDQWTGEDEE from the coding sequence ATGGACATCTATCTGGAAAACATCGTCGATCACGGGCAGAACCCGCGCAACTTTGGCGAACCGCTGAACCCGGCGGACATCGACTACGAGGACGATAACCCGTTTTGCGGCGACCGCCTGCACCTCACCGCCCAACTGGACGAAAACGGGCGCGTGAAGGCCGTGCGCTGGGAGGGCGACGGCTGCACCATCAGCCAGGCGTCGGCCTCGATGCTCGGCGAGGAGATGATCGGCAAGACACTCGACGAGCTGCGCGCCTTCGACCGGCAGGAACTGCTGGACATGCTGGGTATCCAGCTCAGCCCCACGCGCCTCAAGTGCGCGCTGCTCTCCCTGAAGGTGCTCAAGGCGGGCGCGTACGGGCTGGACCAGTGGACAGGCGAAGACGAGGAATGA